In Acinetobacter sp. TGL-Y2, a genomic segment contains:
- a CDS encoding chaperone modulator CbpM, which produces MTTIQYREIIQNGCLEAEIVDEHYIFDLHHFAQACGQSPEWVLQLLEYEILPARSDTRIHQFFGEELTRARRAYRLQRDFEASFSAVAMMLDLIDEVQQLRKQVKHPQISKS; this is translated from the coding sequence ATGACGACGATCCAATATCGTGAAATCATTCAAAATGGATGTTTAGAAGCTGAAATTGTCGATGAGCATTATATTTTTGATTTGCATCATTTTGCCCAAGCCTGTGGGCAAAGCCCTGAATGGGTCTTGCAACTTCTAGAATACGAAATTTTACCCGCACGTAGCGATACCCGAATTCATCAATTCTTTGGAGAGGAATTGACCCGAGCAAGGCGTGCCTATCGCTTACAACGTGATTTTGAAGCAAGTTTTTCAGCCGTTGCCATGATGCTGGATTTGATTGATGAAGTGCAGCAGCTGCGCAAGCAAGTCAAACATCCGCAGATCAGTAAAAGTTGA
- a CDS encoding DUF2147 domain-containing protein yields MRKKTLLLSSLLCFSSATFANDIVGKWKTLDDQTGYSRADVIITKNSDGTYSGKISAIRPLPYKPLVEICTKCKGALKNAPYLGLAIVKGFKQSKTNPNEYTDGQILDPLSGNIYKGKAKISTTGKHLTLRGYVGISALGRNTTWIRAD; encoded by the coding sequence ATGAGAAAAAAGACTCTGTTACTCAGTAGCTTACTTTGTTTTAGTAGCGCTACATTTGCCAATGATATTGTTGGAAAATGGAAAACTCTAGATGATCAAACGGGATACTCTCGGGCAGATGTCATTATCACAAAAAACAGTGATGGTACTTACTCTGGAAAAATCAGCGCAATTCGACCATTACCTTATAAACCATTGGTTGAAATTTGCACAAAATGCAAAGGAGCTTTGAAAAATGCACCTTATCTTGGTCTTGCAATTGTAAAAGGCTTTAAACAATCTAAAACCAATCCGAACGAGTACACCGATGGTCAGATTCTTGACCCACTTTCTGGCAATATATACAAAGGTAAAGCCAAAATAAGCACAACAGGAAAACACCTAACTTTGCGTGGTTATGTTGGTATTTCTGCCTTAGGTCGTAACACCACATGGATTCGTGCAGATTAA
- a CDS encoding primosomal protein N', with product MTNITELSQAIYRVRVAVPVHLYDCFDYQVSAEEYSQIKMGSRVAVSFGRQNVVGIVTEKLSAESPIDPRFKLKNITELLDDQPLINDTVLKLATWSAQYYQFPIGEVMHITLPTLLRQGKPYNLLARTWKVLDLDAEPRVKRSLKQLEAYKILKLHPQGTLETILNLSGVETATLKAIEKKGLIQCQLEAQNFEPEPVQLAQMPLTANDEQKKAIQRILKDQKNYHAFLLDGLTGSGKTEVYLQVMHEVLKQGKQVLVLVPEIGLTPQTISRFQSRFHCNIVLMHSGLNDAKRLQAWQYAQTGKASIILGTRSAIYTPMPNLGLIILDEEHDLSFKQQEGFRYHARDVAMYRAFLEKCPIILGSATPSIDSFHLAEQGKLTRMELNHRAGGASMPKIHLIDLKIAKKQHGISEALIKEVQTRLDNKEQVLIFLNRRGYAPVLICESCAWQANCPHCDAHFTLHKKPYEHLHCHHCGTINRLPDACPQCHQNTLKPIGMGTAKVEESLNELFPEHKIIRVDRDSTSRVGSWQKIYDQIHKSEPMILLGTQMLAKGHHFPYVTLVAILDIDSGLLSVDFRATERTAQLIIQVAGRAGRGEKKGEVYLQTLRPDHPLLNTLIQKDYRAFAKETLKDRQMALLPPCRYAVLLRCESKNQEDNQKFLTEMTELLRQHAGDLIDIWGPIPAPMERKAGRYQAHVVLLSLERAKLHFYLREWWQQVLHYKPSGMKLTIDVDPQELS from the coding sequence ATGACAAATATTACAGAATTAAGCCAAGCCATTTACCGCGTGCGGGTTGCTGTACCTGTACACCTGTATGATTGTTTTGATTATCAAGTGTCAGCCGAAGAATATTCACAAATAAAAATGGGTTCACGTGTTGCAGTGTCATTTGGCAGGCAAAATGTAGTGGGTATCGTGACCGAAAAACTCAGTGCTGAGTCTCCGATTGACCCGCGCTTTAAACTGAAAAACATCACTGAACTTTTAGATGATCAGCCCCTCATTAATGATACTGTGTTAAAACTTGCCACATGGTCAGCGCAGTATTACCAATTTCCCATTGGCGAGGTCATGCATATTACGCTTCCCACTTTACTGCGCCAAGGCAAACCTTATAACTTATTGGCACGCACCTGGAAAGTGTTGGATCTCGATGCAGAGCCACGCGTGAAGCGCTCCTTAAAGCAACTTGAAGCTTATAAAATTTTAAAATTGCATCCACAAGGCACTTTAGAGACTATTTTAAATTTGAGTGGTGTGGAAACGGCGACCTTAAAAGCGATTGAAAAAAAAGGACTCATTCAGTGTCAACTCGAGGCACAAAATTTTGAGCCTGAACCTGTGCAATTGGCACAAATGCCTTTAACCGCAAATGATGAACAAAAGAAAGCTATTCAACGTATTTTAAAAGATCAGAAAAATTATCATGCGTTCTTGCTCGACGGTCTCACCGGTAGTGGTAAAACTGAAGTGTATTTGCAGGTGATGCATGAGGTGTTAAAGCAAGGCAAACAGGTGCTGGTTTTGGTGCCTGAAATTGGTTTGACTCCACAAACCATCAGCCGTTTTCAATCACGCTTTCACTGCAACATAGTCCTGATGCATTCGGGTTTAAATGACGCTAAGCGCTTACAAGCTTGGCAATATGCCCAAACGGGTAAAGCCTCTATTATTTTGGGAACGCGCTCTGCCATCTATACCCCCATGCCGAATTTAGGCTTGATTATTTTAGATGAAGAACATGATTTATCGTTTAAACAACAAGAAGGGTTTCGTTATCACGCGCGTGATGTTGCCATGTACCGTGCTTTTTTGGAAAAGTGTCCGATCATTTTAGGCTCAGCCACACCCAGCATTGACAGTTTTCATTTGGCTGAACAAGGCAAACTGACACGTATGGAGTTAAATCATCGTGCAGGTGGGGCAAGCATGCCGAAAATACATTTGATTGATTTAAAAATTGCCAAAAAACAACATGGGATCAGTGAAGCGCTGATTAAGGAAGTTCAAACGCGTTTAGATAATAAAGAACAGGTGCTGATTTTTTTAAACCGTCGGGGTTATGCCCCTGTGCTGATTTGTGAAAGTTGTGCTTGGCAAGCCAATTGTCCACACTGTGATGCGCATTTTACTTTACATAAAAAACCCTACGAGCATTTACACTGTCATCACTGTGGCACCATTAACCGCCTACCTGATGCCTGTCCGCAGTGTCATCAAAATACATTAAAACCCATTGGTATGGGTACGGCAAAAGTCGAAGAAAGTTTAAATGAGTTATTTCCAGAACATAAAATCATTCGAGTAGATCGTGATTCGACCAGTCGTGTCGGCAGTTGGCAAAAAATTTACGATCAGATTCATAAAAGTGAACCCATGATTTTATTGGGCACACAAATGCTGGCCAAGGGACATCACTTCCCTTATGTCACGCTGGTGGCGATTTTAGATATAGACTCAGGTTTACTCAGTGTGGACTTCCGTGCCACTGAACGTACGGCGCAGCTCATCATTCAAGTGGCGGGACGTGCAGGACGAGGCGAGAAAAAAGGTGAAGTGTATTTACAAACCTTACGCCCAGATCATCCACTGCTGAACACTTTAATACAAAAAGATTATCGGGCTTTTGCCAAAGAGACATTAAAAGACCGTCAAATGGCACTGCTTCCACCGTGTCGTTATGCGGTTTTACTGCGCTGTGAATCCAAGAATCAAGAAGACAACCAAAAGTTCCTGACAGAAATGACTGAGTTACTCAGACAACATGCTGGAGATTTGATTGATATTTGGGGACCAATTCCTGCGCCTATGGAACGTAAGGCAGGACGCTATCAAGCGCATGTGGTGTTATTGTCTTTAGAGCGCGCAAAGTTGCATTTTTATCTACGTGAATGGTGGCAACAGGTTTTGCATTACAAACCCTCTGGCATGAAGCTGACCATTGATGTAGACCCACAAGAGCTCAGCTAG
- a CDS encoding Hsp33 family molecular chaperone HslO, with amino-acid sequence MSDLRQRFFIENSPVRGEVVHLEDALQTILSQRTYAPAIQVLLGEMLSATALLASTLKIKGRISLQIQASGTLKWAMAECNHLGELRALADYEEDPHFNQAEDSSTVLSSLLSPVLFINIEPEFGERYQGIVPLDKPTLAKCLMQYYDLSAQIPTRIVLASSNQRSGGLLIQLLPRNNEEEQQLVDEDIWPRLTLLTETLKTEELTQLDAQEILYRLYNEEEVRLPEAEKLQFGCTCSRERCATALEQIGVESVRETLEVQNPINMDCQFCSTQYSFSAEEALALFGEHLS; translated from the coding sequence ATGTCTGATTTACGTCAACGTTTTTTTATTGAAAATAGCCCTGTTCGCGGTGAAGTGGTTCATCTTGAAGATGCCTTGCAAACCATTTTATCTCAAAGAACCTATGCACCTGCCATTCAAGTCCTGCTGGGTGAAATGCTTAGCGCAACCGCTTTGCTGGCAAGTACACTCAAAATTAAAGGACGTATTAGCCTCCAAATTCAAGCCAGCGGCACTTTAAAATGGGCGATGGCAGAATGTAATCACTTGGGTGAATTACGGGCCTTGGCGGATTATGAAGAAGATCCACATTTCAATCAGGCAGAAGACAGTAGCACAGTACTTTCAAGCTTGCTTAGTCCCGTTTTATTTATCAATATCGAACCTGAGTTTGGGGAACGTTATCAAGGTATCGTGCCACTCGATAAACCGACTTTAGCCAAATGCCTGATGCAATACTATGATTTGTCCGCACAAATTCCAACGCGTATTGTACTTGCAAGCTCTAACCAACGTTCTGGCGGTTTACTGATTCAATTGTTACCGCGTAATAATGAAGAAGAACAGCAATTGGTCGATGAAGATATTTGGCCACGTTTGACCTTGTTGACAGAAACACTGAAAACTGAAGAATTAACTCAGCTTGATGCCCAAGAAATTTTATATCGTTTATACAACGAAGAAGAGGTGCGCTTACCTGAAGCTGAAAAACTTCAGTTTGGTTGTACCTGTTCACGTGAACGCTGTGCTACTGCACTTGAACAGATTGGCGTTGAGTCTGTACGTGAAACGCTTGAAGTTCAAAATCCAATCAATATGGATTGCCAGTTCTGTAGCACGCAGTACAGCTTTAGTGCAGAAGAAGCCTTGGCATTGTTTGGTGAGCACTTAAGTTAA
- the pnp gene encoding polyribonucleotide nucleotidyltransferase, with protein sequence MFNIIRKEFQYGQHTVVLETGRVARQANTVVITMGGVTVLVAIVAQPKAKAGQDFFPLTVNYQEKQYAAGRIPGGYGKREGRQSEAETLISRLIDRPIRPLFPEGFYNEIQVTATVVSSDKTMDADIAAMIGTSAAMSIAGVPFAGPIAGARVGLINGEYILNPNHEQLKESDLDLVVAGTEAAVLMVESEAKELSEDQMLGAVLFGHDEMQIVIQAIKEFAAAAGAVASTWLAPTKNEELLGKLKNAFEAKISEAYTIAVKQDRYTALDALYAEAVAQFVPENDESGIADEVNELFEDLKYRTVRDNILSGKPRIDGRDTKTVRGIDVQVGVLGRAHGSALFTRGETQALVTTTLGNTRDALMVDTLSGTKTDNFMLHYNFPAYSVGETGRESGPKRREIGHGRLARRGVQAVLPPADRFPYVIRIVSDITESNGSSSMASVCGASLSLMDAGVPLKAPVAGIAMGLVKEGERFAVLSDILGDEDHLGDMDFKVAGSANGITALQMDIKIEGITEEIMEAALNQAYAGRMHILNEMNQVISRARPEISMHAPTFQVININPDKIRDVIGKGGATIRAITEETKAAIDIEDNGTVRVFGETKAAAAAAVAKIQALTAEIEPGTIYMGKVIRIVEFGAFVNILPGTDGLLHISQISNERIANVSDVLTEGQEIKVQVADVDNRGRIKLTMKDIEQVQA encoded by the coding sequence ATGTTTAATATTATTCGTAAAGAATTTCAATACGGTCAACATACCGTTGTTTTAGAAACAGGTCGTGTTGCGCGTCAAGCCAATACGGTTGTGATCACTATGGGCGGCGTGACGGTTCTGGTTGCAATTGTTGCACAGCCGAAAGCAAAAGCGGGTCAAGATTTCTTCCCGCTCACTGTAAACTACCAAGAAAAGCAATATGCAGCAGGTCGTATCCCTGGTGGTTATGGCAAACGTGAAGGTCGTCAATCTGAAGCTGAAACTTTAATTTCACGTCTTATTGACCGTCCAATTCGTCCGTTGTTCCCAGAAGGTTTCTACAACGAAATCCAAGTGACAGCGACTGTCGTGTCTTCTGATAAAACGATGGATGCTGATATTGCAGCAATGATTGGTACTTCAGCTGCAATGTCAATTGCGGGTGTTCCATTTGCAGGTCCAATTGCAGGGGCACGTGTAGGTCTGATCAACGGCGAATATATCCTTAACCCGAACCACGAACAGTTAAAAGAATCTGATCTTGATTTGGTGGTTGCAGGTACTGAAGCTGCGGTACTGATGGTTGAATCTGAAGCGAAAGAACTTTCAGAAGACCAAATGCTCGGTGCTGTACTTTTCGGTCATGACGAAATGCAAATCGTGATTCAAGCGATTAAAGAATTTGCGGCTGCTGCAGGCGCGGTTGCATCAACTTGGCTTGCTCCAACGAAGAATGAAGAGCTTCTGGGTAAACTTAAAAACGCATTCGAAGCGAAAATCTCTGAAGCCTACACCATTGCTGTGAAACAAGATCGTTATACAGCGCTTGATGCGTTATATGCTGAAGCGGTTGCTCAGTTCGTTCCAGAAAATGACGAATCAGGTATTGCTGACGAAGTTAACGAATTGTTCGAAGATTTAAAATACCGTACAGTACGCGACAATATTTTGTCTGGTAAACCACGTATTGATGGTCGTGATACGAAAACTGTTCGTGGCATCGATGTTCAAGTCGGCGTATTAGGCCGTGCACACGGTTCAGCATTATTCACACGCGGTGAAACTCAAGCGCTCGTGACCACGACTTTGGGTAATACACGTGATGCATTAATGGTAGACACGTTGTCTGGTACAAAAACTGACAACTTTATGTTGCACTACAACTTCCCTGCATACTCTGTAGGTGAAACAGGTCGTGAATCTGGTCCTAAACGTCGTGAAATCGGTCATGGCCGTTTGGCGCGTCGTGGTGTTCAAGCCGTACTTCCACCAGCTGATCGCTTCCCGTATGTAATCCGTATCGTATCTGATATTACTGAATCAAATGGTTCATCTTCAATGGCTTCTGTTTGTGGTGCGTCATTATCACTGATGGATGCGGGTGTTCCACTGAAAGCGCCTGTTGCAGGTATTGCAATGGGTCTAGTGAAAGAAGGCGAGCGTTTCGCTGTTCTTTCTGACATCTTGGGTGATGAAGATCACTTAGGTGATATGGACTTTAAAGTTGCGGGTTCTGCAAACGGTATTACTGCCCTTCAAATGGATATCAAGATTGAAGGTATTACTGAAGAGATCATGGAAGCTGCTCTCAACCAAGCGTATGCGGGTCGTATGCACATCTTGAACGAGATGAACCAAGTAATTTCACGCGCACGTCCTGAAATTTCTATGCACGCACCAACCTTCCAAGTGATCAACATCAATCCAGATAAAATCCGTGATGTGATTGGTAAAGGCGGCGCAACTATCCGTGCGATCACTGAAGAAACTAAAGCTGCAATCGATATCGAAGATAACGGTACAGTTCGCGTATTTGGTGAAACGAAAGCGGCTGCAGCGGCTGCAGTTGCCAAGATCCAAGCGCTGACGGCTGAAATCGAACCAGGCACAATCTATATGGGTAAAGTCATCCGTATTGTTGAATTTGGTGCATTCGTGAATATCCTTCCAGGTACTGACGGTCTTCTTCATATCTCACAAATCTCGAATGAGCGCATTGCGAACGTGTCAGATGTGTTGACTGAAGGTCAAGAAATTAAAGTCCAAGTGGCTGATGTCGACAACCGTGGTCGTATCAAGTTAACGATGAAAGATATCGAACAAGTTCAAGCTTAA
- a CDS encoding YdcH family protein — MNTKTMNKKLKNMFPEHRDLMQILLLEDPHFAKMMLDHDELDRQITQLEQDLVNLINEDIECLKRKKLKLKDEIYLLLKKKNEDKLAF, encoded by the coding sequence ATGAACACAAAAACTATGAATAAAAAACTGAAAAACATGTTTCCTGAACACCGAGATTTAATGCAAATCCTGTTACTGGAGGATCCACATTTTGCCAAAATGATGCTGGACCATGACGAGTTAGATCGACAGATTACCCAGCTTGAACAAGATCTGGTGAATTTGATCAATGAGGACATTGAATGTTTAAAACGGAAAAAACTAAAGCTAAAAGATGAGATATATCTCTTACTTAAGAAAAAAAATGAGGATAAGCTCGCATTTTAA
- a CDS encoding DnaJ C-terminal domain-containing protein has translation MEKNYYEELDLKRDVTIDDIKKAYRKLARKYHPDVSKESNAEEMMQRINVAYDTLSDAEKKKKYDFEIDHPQVADAFGGTGTDDFGGYQAHSNQQQSAQFNGFEDLFGRFGQGFGGGKHYSSQNSNQSRASHSNRPFRGEDQHASLEVDLDVAFHGTTQNITLQIPSFNAYGEAEVQRKTLEVKIPKGMKQGQQIRLSQQGQAGINGGEAGDLYIEIHYKHSPNTRVEDADIYYSIDISPWEAALGQNIEVMTPAGRINVSIPKNTVYGKQLRLKKKGIPAKIPGHLYLILNIVYPKAETEQHLHAYEDFAKAFSHFNPRSN, from the coding sequence ATGGAAAAAAACTATTATGAAGAACTGGATTTAAAACGTGATGTCACCATAGATGACATCAAAAAAGCATACCGAAAATTAGCCCGGAAATACCATCCTGATGTCAGCAAAGAATCCAATGCAGAAGAGATGATGCAAAGGATTAATGTGGCTTATGACACTTTAAGTGATGCGGAAAAGAAAAAAAAATACGATTTCGAAATCGACCATCCACAAGTTGCAGACGCATTTGGTGGCACAGGTACGGATGATTTTGGTGGTTATCAAGCTCATTCAAATCAACAGCAATCAGCTCAATTTAATGGTTTTGAAGATTTGTTTGGTCGCTTTGGACAAGGTTTTGGTGGTGGGAAGCATTATTCTAGTCAAAATTCAAATCAAAGTCGTGCTTCCCATTCAAATCGCCCCTTTCGCGGTGAAGATCAGCACGCCAGCTTAGAAGTTGATTTAGATGTGGCATTTCACGGTACAACTCAAAATATTACTCTACAGATTCCGAGCTTCAATGCCTATGGTGAAGCTGAAGTTCAGCGTAAAACCCTTGAAGTTAAAATTCCAAAAGGCATGAAACAAGGTCAACAGATCAGGTTAAGCCAGCAAGGTCAAGCGGGTATCAATGGCGGTGAAGCTGGCGATTTATACATTGAAATTCACTATAAACATAGCCCAAACACCCGCGTTGAAGATGCAGATATTTATTACAGCATTGACATTAGTCCATGGGAAGCAGCACTGGGTCAAAATATTGAAGTGATGACACCCGCAGGAAGGATCAATGTCTCTATCCCCAAAAATACAGTCTATGGCAAACAACTGCGCCTTAAAAAAAAAGGCATTCCTGCCAAAATACCAGGACACTTATACCTGATTTTAAATATTGTTTACCCCAAAGCGGAAACCGAACAACACCTGCATGCGTATGAGGACTTTGCCAAAGCATTTTCGCACTTTAATCCTCGATCCAACTAA
- a CDS encoding monovalent cation:proton antiporter-2 (CPA2) family protein — translation MSLLLQITIFLAAALILVPLGKRLGIATVLGYLLTGILLGPSVLNIARDADAIMHLAEFGVILLMFLIGLELRPQRLWQMRRSIFVLGSAQVFITGVVLMGTAWLLFQQSLSASFVIGFALALSSTAFVLQLLSEQQQLNTTHGQQSFSILLFQDIAAIPLIALIPLLAGSQSSHHGIAYFAAVIATFTGLFLFSRYVMRPFFRFIVKSGATELITAAGLFIVIAVVVLMDVLGISTTLGAFLTGVLLADSEFRHELEASINPFKGLLLGLFFMTVGMSTPLGLIVEMPLLIIGGALLLIFIKAILMLAIARYYQYEWKQSILIAVCLAQGGEFAYVVLAVARSENVMSQALIDPVTLIVTLSMALTPIFFWMVQKWLVPVFEQKDVPEYDDIPDAHAPMIIAGFGRVGQIVARLAHMQRIAFTAIDNNIDRIDFVRKYGGKLYYGDATQPEMLRSAGIQHAKVFVLAIDDVEVSMNVARHIRLNYPTLLLVVRARDRYHMHLLKDLGIEYIWRETYLSSLGMAYRAMCIVGVSEEDAKNSIEIFRDYDEKLIAEQQRIYTDEQKVYESYRNFLGELEHIFESDAKNLEKNEAEAQRDRIDLLRHSSLHKAQHTPDQINVCRDEEN, via the coding sequence ATGTCATTACTGTTACAAATTACCATTTTCCTTGCCGCTGCACTCATTCTCGTGCCGCTTGGAAAGCGCTTGGGGATTGCGACAGTTTTGGGCTATTTATTGACTGGCATTTTGCTCGGTCCAAGTGTGCTGAACATTGCACGCGATGCAGATGCCATTATGCATTTGGCAGAGTTTGGTGTGATTTTACTGATGTTCCTCATTGGTTTAGAGCTACGTCCACAGCGTCTTTGGCAAATGCGTCGATCTATCTTTGTGTTAGGCTCGGCTCAAGTGTTCATTACTGGGGTTGTCTTGATGGGAACAGCTTGGCTCTTGTTCCAACAATCCCTATCAGCCAGTTTTGTCATTGGTTTTGCATTGGCTCTGTCTTCTACCGCTTTTGTGTTACAGCTTTTATCTGAACAGCAGCAGCTCAATACCACACATGGTCAGCAATCCTTTTCGATTTTACTGTTTCAAGACATCGCTGCAATTCCACTGATTGCACTGATTCCTTTACTCGCTGGAAGCCAATCCAGTCATCATGGCATTGCCTATTTCGCTGCCGTGATTGCCACCTTTACAGGTTTGTTTTTGTTCAGCCGTTATGTAATGCGTCCATTTTTCCGGTTTATCGTAAAAAGTGGTGCCACGGAGCTGATTACCGCAGCAGGACTGTTCATTGTGATTGCAGTCGTCGTGCTCATGGATGTGCTCGGGATCAGTACCACTTTGGGCGCATTTTTAACAGGTGTTTTACTGGCTGATTCAGAATTTCGTCATGAACTTGAAGCCAGCATTAACCCTTTTAAAGGTCTGCTGCTGGGTTTATTTTTCATGACCGTGGGCATGAGCACACCGCTTGGGCTGATTGTTGAAATGCCTCTGTTGATTATTGGCGGAGCATTGTTACTCATTTTCATCAAAGCCATATTGATGCTCGCTATTGCGCGGTATTACCAATACGAATGGAAGCAAAGTATTTTAATCGCGGTGTGTCTGGCGCAAGGCGGTGAGTTTGCTTATGTCGTTTTGGCGGTAGCGCGAAGTGAAAACGTGATGAGCCAAGCACTCATAGATCCAGTGACGCTGATCGTGACGCTTTCTATGGCACTTACGCCTATTTTCTTTTGGATGGTGCAAAAATGGTTGGTGCCTGTATTTGAGCAAAAAGATGTGCCTGAATACGATGATATCCCAGATGCACATGCGCCGATGATTATTGCGGGCTTTGGACGTGTTGGACAGATTGTCGCGCGCTTGGCTCACATGCAGCGCATTGCTTTTACTGCCATAGACAACAATATTGATCGGATTGATTTTGTGCGTAAATATGGCGGTAAACTGTATTATGGCGATGCAACCCAGCCTGAAATGTTACGCTCTGCGGGCATTCAACATGCCAAAGTTTTTGTGCTCGCGATTGATGACGTTGAAGTGTCAATGAATGTGGCACGGCATATCCGATTGAATTATCCTACGCTACTTTTGGTGGTGCGTGCGCGTGACCGTTACCACATGCATTTACTCAAAGACTTAGGCATTGAATATATTTGGCGTGAAACGTATTTGTCATCGCTGGGCATGGCGTATCGTGCGATGTGTATTGTTGGTGTTTCAGAGGAAGATGCTAAAAATAGCATTGAAATCTTCCGTGATTATGATGAAAAGCTCATTGCAGAACAACAGCGCATCTATACCGACGAACAAAAAGTCTATGAGAGTTACCGTAACTTCTTGGGTGAGCTTGAGCATATCTTTGAAAGTGATGCCAAGAACCTGGAAAAGAATGAAGCTGAAGCACAACGCGATAGAATTGATCTGCTGCGTCACTCCAGTTTACATAAAGCACAACATACACCCGATCAGATTAATGTTTGTCGTGATGAAGAAAATTAA
- a CDS encoding magnesium transporter CorA family protein gives MQTYYFYLNSAEAYTYVTKAPLLDKEPEFIWVDCTRADVIHRAEAWQKEMLELTQITLNEYHVRDILNVEHPCIFDAMDDYNLLIFRKLITPDDKINAGESALEKHESVFGLATTPINFILSSQVLITVREAGNRAVEAYVERTETILCRPIEEQNKPRKLALNPLDLSLRLLNSMVDGYLDLRIPLTRRVEFWQQELLQGHRRFTQWNQLLQENMAFQQMENLCEEQIEALLELRDEIVENYSHIKGKKRAEKQDIMLVRVDDLSSHVERIQKHTTRLRGAIQAAMDLHFSAIANQTNENMRILAIITAIFAPLTLLTGIYGMNFDIIPGLKDPMGFWIMMAAMLICTVVLIIFFYRRHLVGRGERSVMDMLAQQHKDQHVNLFWFLDYEPLKQTVKGTLKEVEKLTKLK, from the coding sequence ATGCAAACGTATTATTTTTATTTAAATTCCGCTGAAGCCTATACCTATGTGACAAAAGCGCCACTGTTAGACAAAGAACCTGAATTTATATGGGTTGATTGTACGCGTGCAGATGTGATTCATCGCGCGGAAGCGTGGCAAAAAGAAATGTTGGAACTTACTCAAATCACGCTGAATGAATATCATGTTCGAGATATTTTAAACGTGGAACATCCCTGTATTTTTGATGCTATGGATGATTATAACTTGCTGATTTTTAGAAAATTAATTACGCCTGATGACAAGATTAACGCAGGTGAATCTGCCTTAGAAAAACATGAAAGTGTATTTGGTCTCGCCACAACACCGATTAATTTTATTTTAAGCTCACAGGTATTAATTACAGTGAGAGAGGCGGGGAATCGTGCCGTTGAAGCGTATGTTGAGCGAACTGAAACTATTTTATGTCGTCCGATTGAAGAACAAAACAAACCGAGAAAATTAGCGCTGAATCCACTTGATCTTAGCCTAAGACTGTTAAATAGCATGGTGGATGGTTATTTGGATTTGCGTATACCTTTAACCCGCCGAGTTGAATTTTGGCAACAAGAATTGCTGCAAGGGCATAGACGCTTTACCCAGTGGAATCAATTGCTTCAGGAAAATATGGCATTTCAACAAATGGAAAATTTGTGTGAAGAGCAAATTGAAGCGCTACTTGAGCTTCGTGATGAAATCGTTGAAAACTACTCGCATATCAAAGGCAAAAAAAGAGCCGAAAAGCAAGACATTATGTTGGTTCGGGTGGATGACTTATCTAGTCATGTTGAGCGGATTCAAAAACACACCACACGACTACGTGGCGCAATACAAGCTGCCATGGATTTGCATTTCTCAGCCATTGCCAATCAGACCAATGAAAATATGCGGATTTTGGCGATTATCACGGCCATCTTTGCACCTTTAACACTCCTGACAGGCATTTATGGAATGAACTTTGACATCATTCCAGGGCTTAAAGATCCAATGGGCTTTTGGATCATGATGGCGGCAATGCTGATCTGTACTGTCGTATTGATCATTTTCTTTTACCGCCGTCATTTGGTGGGACGTGGTGAACGCAGTGTGATGGATATGTTGGCACAGCAGCACAAGGATCAACACGTCAATCTTTTCTGGTTTTTGGATTATGAACCGTTGAAGCAAACCGTGAAAGGCACATTAAAAGAAGTGGAAAAACTGACGAAGTTAAAATAA
- the rpsO gene encoding 30S ribosomal protein S15, whose amino-acid sequence MALTNADRAEIIAKFARAENDTGSPEVQVALLTAQINDLQGHFKEHKHDHHSRRGLIRMVNQRRKLLDYLKGKDTTRYAALIAALGLRR is encoded by the coding sequence ATGGCTTTAACAAATGCAGACCGCGCAGAGATCATCGCTAAATTTGCTCGCGCAGAAAATGACACTGGTTCACCAGAAGTACAAGTAGCTCTATTGACTGCACAAATCAATGATTTGCAAGGTCACTTTAAAGAACACAAACACGACCATCATAGCCGTCGCGGTCTAATCCGTATGGTTAACCAACGTCGTAAGCTTCTTGATTACCTTAAAGGTAAAGACACTACTCGTTATGCTGCATTGATTGCTGCTTTAGGTTTACGTCGTTAA